A region of Pyxidicoccus parkwaysis DNA encodes the following proteins:
- a CDS encoding beta-ketoacyl synthase N-terminal-like domain-containing protein produces the protein MVQARGTLAITAAGMVSSLGADVEVACAAARAGLTQTSEGEYTVKDVEAEAMVPVTVHPVGRLTLGFAEVGRWVRLGSLALRNLLKRSAWAGSGWERTAVLINLPGDFLPRSAFQALTRQAAAKKEPPPEPEPVSYAGLQPYYRAELVPKLLRAAGVAASPAVHEVFFEDETGIVTVLRRAAELLRSGKVSRCLVAGVDSLLEPRWMEAAHVLRVMKSATRPAGFMPGEGAAFLCVEETERVRREERPILATVEGLVLQQDASNRFASPPPDGRVLSEVIRASLQQAPGRCMGFYGDLNGDAVRAQEWGVAQLRLGRESVPDSVIVPAESFGETRAAYGFIAASMATQAFARGYHPSETLLVWAATYSGARGSFTLTRHPSQGAER, from the coding sequence ATGGTCCAGGCACGAGGCACACTCGCCATCACGGCCGCTGGAATGGTCTCCAGCCTGGGAGCCGACGTCGAGGTGGCCTGCGCCGCCGCGCGCGCCGGGCTCACCCAGACGTCCGAGGGCGAGTACACCGTCAAGGACGTAGAGGCCGAGGCGATGGTGCCGGTGACGGTGCACCCGGTGGGCCGGCTGACGCTGGGCTTCGCCGAGGTGGGCCGCTGGGTCCGGCTGGGCTCCCTGGCGCTGCGCAACCTGCTGAAGCGCTCCGCGTGGGCGGGCTCGGGGTGGGAGCGGACGGCGGTGCTCATCAACCTGCCGGGAGACTTCCTGCCGCGCAGCGCCTTCCAGGCCCTGACACGGCAGGCGGCCGCAAAGAAGGAACCGCCGCCCGAGCCGGAGCCGGTGTCCTACGCGGGCCTCCAGCCGTACTACCGCGCGGAGCTCGTGCCCAAGCTGCTGCGTGCGGCCGGCGTAGCGGCGTCGCCCGCCGTGCACGAGGTGTTCTTCGAGGACGAGACGGGCATCGTCACGGTGCTGCGGCGGGCGGCGGAGCTGCTGCGCTCCGGGAAGGTGAGCCGGTGCCTGGTGGCGGGCGTGGACTCGTTGCTGGAGCCCCGGTGGATGGAGGCCGCCCACGTGCTGCGCGTGATGAAGTCGGCCACGCGTCCGGCGGGCTTCATGCCGGGAGAAGGCGCGGCGTTCCTGTGCGTGGAGGAGACGGAGCGCGTGCGCCGCGAGGAGCGCCCCATCCTGGCGACGGTGGAGGGCCTGGTGCTCCAGCAGGATGCGTCGAATCGTTTCGCGTCACCGCCTCCCGACGGCCGGGTGCTGAGCGAGGTCATCCGCGCGTCGCTGCAACAGGCGCCGGGGCGCTGTATGGGGTTCTACGGGGACCTCAACGGGGACGCGGTGCGTGCGCAGGAGTGGGGCGTGGCGCAATTGCGGCTGGGGCGGGAGAGCGTTCCTGATTCCGTCATCGTGCCCGCCGAGTCGTTCGGCGAGACACGGGCGGCGTATGGCTTCATCGCCGCGAGCATGGCCACGCAGGCCTTCGCGCGCGGGTATCACCCCTCGGAGACGCTCCTCGTCTGGGCAGCCACGTACAGCGGAGCCCGGGGGAGCTTCACTTTGACGCGTCATCCAAGCCAGGGAGCCGAAAGATGA